A portion of the Cryptomeria japonica chromosome 5, Sugi_1.0, whole genome shotgun sequence genome contains these proteins:
- the LOC131078727 gene encoding 1-aminocyclopropane-1-carboxylate oxidase: protein MAIPVIDMGNFNGEGREDVMAQIANACETPGFFQLLNHGISHSLMDRVKKLCKEDYKLNREESFNESSIVKGLNNLILDEQMGKIPTESQKISDVDWEDIFMISDLQKTSSWPAQPSDFKETIEEFQQEIYKLAEKLLEIIGLNLGLEKSYIKEAFAGGEKPFFGTKVSHYPPCSRPDLIDGLRAHTDAGGLILLFQDDEVPGLQVLSEGQWIDVEPLPYSIVIDIGDQLEVVSGGKYKSAWHRILPTKDGNRLSVASFYNPALNALVYPAASLALEEKTQPMVQENGGDHVSTFYPKFSFGDYMNVYGQQKYDAKEPRFEAMRALSEQAY from the exons ATGGCCATCCCTGTGATAGATATGGGAAATTTCAATGGAGAAGGTAGAGAAGATGTCATGGCTCAGATTGCAAATGCTTGTGAGACTCCTGGATTCTTTCAG CTTTTGAACCATGGCATAAGCCACAGTCTGATGGATCGTGTCAAGAAGTTGTGCAAAGAGGACTACAAGCTTAACAGGGAGGAAAGCTTCAACGAGTCTTCCATTGTAAAAGGGCTGAACAATCTGATATTGGACGAACAGATGGGCAAAATTCCTACAGAATCACAGAAGATtagtgatgttgattgggaagacaTTTTCATGATTAGCGACCTGCAAAAGACAAGTTCCTGGCCAGCACAGCCCAGCGATTTCAA GGAAACCATTGAGGAATTCCAGCAAGAGATCTACAAACTTGCAGAGAAACTGCTGGAGATAATAGGCTTAAACTTAGGACTGGAGAAGAGTTATATAAAAGAGGCATTTGCAGGAGGAGAGAAGCCATTCTTCGGCACCAAAGTGAGTCATTATCCTCCATGCTCAAGACCAGATCTCATCGATGGTCTGCGTGCACACACAGATGCAGGTGGCCTCATTCTTCTCTTCCAAGATGACGAGGTACCCGGTCTTCAAGTCCTGAGTGAGGGGCAATGGATTGATGTGGAGCCTCTGCCTTACTCCATAGTCATAGACATTGGAGACCAGTTGGAAGTGGTAAGTGGAGGGAAATACAAGAGTGCATGGCATCGTATTCTTCCCACCAAAGATGGAAACCGATTATCAGTCGCATCATTCTACAATCCTGCTCTCAATGCACTGGTCTACCCTGCTGCCTCTCTTGCCCTAGAAGAGAAAACTCAGCCCATGGTTCAAGAAAATGGAGGGGatcatgtttctacattttatCCAAAGTTCTCTTTTGGGGATTATATGAATGTTTACGGTCAGCAGAAATATGATGCCAAAGAGCCACGATTTGAAGCCATGAGAGCACTGTCTGAGCAAGCCTATTAA